A window from Neobacillus sp. PS3-40 encodes these proteins:
- a CDS encoding glycosyltransferase family 1 protein: MGCPLRILHVVVNMNRGGAETLIMNLYRNIDRTKVQFDFLTCKEGAFDAEIKKMGGKVHRIPYISDVGHFKYIKELNKFFTLQNHYKVVHSHLDKMSGLVLRSAKKAGIPTRIAHSHNTSSEGGAAAKMYKWYAGQHILPSATNLFACSKEAAQWLFKEKSNSSNILKNGIESNRFEFSQEIRQQVREEFQLDHNTFVLGHVGRFNHQKNHSFLIDIFNQFNKVYKNSILILVGDGHLRSEMEKKAKDLNLKEKIKFIGIREDINLILQAFDVFIFPSLHEGLPVSLIEAQGAGLPCVISNKISKDVDLSINLIEFSPLGDIQLWVDKIIKIATKKNSRKTVPNSLSKQGYDIKTIASSIENFYLRVSG; this comes from the coding sequence GTGGGCTGTCCATTAAGAATCTTGCATGTTGTTGTCAATATGAACCGGGGCGGTGCAGAAACACTAATTATGAATTTGTATCGGAATATTGATAGAACTAAGGTTCAATTTGACTTTTTAACATGTAAAGAAGGAGCATTTGATGCTGAAATCAAAAAAATGGGTGGGAAAGTCCATAGAATTCCATACATTTCGGATGTGGGTCATTTCAAATATATTAAAGAATTAAATAAGTTTTTTACACTCCAAAATCATTATAAAGTTGTCCATTCACATTTGGATAAAATGAGCGGCCTTGTTCTTAGATCTGCGAAAAAAGCGGGCATACCTACTCGGATAGCACATAGCCACAATACAAGCAGTGAGGGTGGAGCTGCAGCAAAAATGTATAAATGGTATGCCGGTCAACACATCCTGCCAAGTGCAACTAATTTATTTGCATGTTCAAAGGAAGCAGCCCAATGGTTATTTAAAGAAAAGTCCAATTCGTCTAATATCTTAAAAAATGGGATTGAAAGTAATAGATTTGAATTTTCACAAGAAATAAGACAACAGGTAAGAGAGGAATTTCAGCTTGATCACAATACCTTTGTCCTAGGTCATGTGGGAAGATTTAACCACCAAAAAAACCATTCCTTTCTTATTGATATCTTTAATCAATTTAATAAGGTATATAAAAACTCAATTTTGATATTAGTAGGAGACGGTCATTTAAGATCAGAAATGGAGAAAAAAGCAAAGGATTTGAATTTAAAGGAAAAGATAAAATTCATTGGAATACGGGAAGATATAAACCTGATACTTCAGGCCTTTGATGTATTTATATTTCCATCTTTACATGAGGGGTTACCCGTTTCGCTCATAGAAGCACAAGGTGCAGGATTACCTTGTGTTATATCTAATAAGATATCAAAAGATGTTGATCTCAGTATCAATTTAATTGAATTTTCTCCCCTAGGAGATATTCAATTGTGGGTAGATAAAATAATAAAAATAGCTACTAAGAAAAATTCCCGTAAAACTGTGCCAAATTCTTTATCTAAACAAGGATACGATATTAAAACGATTGCCAGTTCCATTGAAAACTTCTATTTAAGGGTATCGGGGTGA
- a CDS encoding glycosyltransferase family 2 protein, producing MKLLTVFTPTYNRAYCLEKCYLSLVAQTCQDFIWLIIDDGSTDSTRELVECWMQQNLIKIRYIWQENQGMHGAHNTAYEQIDTELNVCIDSDDYMPVDAVEKVTSFWKKYGSEKVSGMIGLDAYTNNTIIGTKLPEKLKSSTLFDLYYKHGVSGDKKIVYRSELTKRYPYPIFTNEKYVGLAYKYFKLDRDYEMLLMNEVLCFVEYLPDGSSHNMVNQYRKNPRGFAFYRKELMKLPFVSLSFKFRQAIHFVSSSFILKNWRFLSETPAKTLTFLAIPFGFLLYLYIQQKHRLLKLKP from the coding sequence GTGAAACTACTAACTGTCTTTACGCCAACTTATAATCGAGCTTACTGTTTGGAAAAATGCTATCTAAGCCTAGTAGCGCAGACTTGCCAAGATTTTATTTGGTTAATCATTGATGATGGATCAACGGATTCAACAAGGGAATTGGTAGAATGCTGGATGCAGCAAAATTTAATTAAGATCAGATATATTTGGCAAGAAAACCAAGGCATGCATGGGGCACATAATACAGCATATGAACAGATCGATACCGAATTAAATGTCTGTATAGATTCTGATGACTATATGCCAGTGGATGCGGTTGAAAAAGTCACATCTTTTTGGAAGAAATACGGTAGTGAAAAGGTAAGTGGAATGATCGGCCTCGACGCTTACACGAATAATACTATTATTGGAACGAAGCTACCTGAAAAGCTTAAAAGCTCAACATTGTTTGATCTATATTACAAACATGGTGTATCAGGCGATAAGAAGATTGTCTACCGTTCAGAACTAACAAAAAGATATCCATACCCGATCTTTACAAACGAGAAGTATGTGGGATTAGCTTATAAATACTTCAAGCTTGATCGTGATTACGAAATGCTATTAATGAATGAAGTTCTTTGCTTTGTAGAATATCTTCCAGATGGTTCCTCTCATAATATGGTCAATCAGTACCGCAAAAATCCAAGAGGATTTGCTTTTTATCGGAAAGAGTTAATGAAATTGCCATTTGTAAGCTTATCTTTTAAATTTCGACAAGCAATCCATTTTGTTTCAAGTAGTTTTATACTGAAAAATTGGAGGTTTTTAAGTGAAACTCCTGCCAAAACTCTAACATTTTTAGCCATCCCATTTGGCTTTTTATTATATTTATATATCCAACAAAAACATAGGCTACTTAAGTTGAAGCCTTAA